One part of the Dermacentor andersoni chromosome 2, qqDerAnde1_hic_scaffold, whole genome shotgun sequence genome encodes these proteins:
- the LOC126540726 gene encoding uncharacterized protein, whose protein sequence is MSHFEQAADMFDCCYRGLKGKESSDDVVPKRTFLMKSTGTKPSIGPLSVATVDHPTHEDTEEKSQRNFVIRAMRPEELEAAYNIRLQTNYVFSKNTIQTSWKLQPDSFLVAVSDEGEVFGTISMVKYSEDVMFLGLLVVREDLRNRRIGTELLKAAFEKAGNKNKFMRCILPLEPLFNRMNLFMMRSPVLLGRNEPAKVDEAKVLVVDTRGVTVKPYDPVIWDRLRKYDEVLMTVDRSKLLQAFIDEEGTTTDVAVREDGSVAGYSVVQVMSDGSWYFYMLAADTHDVARMLIGNFVHGCPTAKEKGVVLVSPLWPTEEESFIVRALGWSVTKHSVCRFTDHELKFDYSRIFSM, encoded by the exons ATGAGTCATTTCGAACAGGCTGCAGACATGTTCGACTGCTGTTACCGTGGCCTGAAGGGCAAGGAATCTTCGGACGATGTGGTCCCGAAGCGCACCTTTCTAATGAAGAGCACTGGTACAAAGCCGTCCATCGGACCGCTCTCCGTCGCTACGGTAGACCACCCGACACACGAAGACACCGAGGAAAA AAGTCAGCGGAACTTTGTGATTCGGGCGATGCGACCTGAGGAGCTAGAAGCGGCCTACAATATTCGTCTCCAGACAAATTACGTGTTCTCCAAGAACACCATCCAGACATCGTGGAAGTTGCAGCCGGACAGCTTCCTGGTTGCCGTCAGCGACGAAG GTGAAGTGTTCGGCACCATCTCGATGGTCAAGTACAGCGAAGACGTGATGTTCCTGGGCCTGCTGGTCGTGAGGGAGGACCTGCGCAACAGGCGCATCGGCACCGAGCTCCTCAAGGCGGCTTTCGAGAAGGCGGGCAACAAGAACAAGTTCATGCGCTGCATCCTGCCGCTGGAGCCCTTGTTCAACCGCATGAACTTGTTCATGATGCGTTCGCCCGTGCTGCTGGGCCGCAACGAGCCCGCCAAGGTGGACGAGGCCAAGGTGCTCGTAGTGGATACGCGTGGTGTGACCGTCAAGCCTTACGACCCCGTCATTTGGGACAGGCTGCGAAA GTACGACGAGGTCCTGATGACCGTGGACCGGTCGAAGCTGCTGCAGGCCTTCATCGACGAGGAAGGCACGACCACCGACGTGGCCGTGCGAGAGGACGGCTCCGTGGCCGGCTACAGTGTCGTGCAGGTCATGAGCGACGGCTCGTGGTACTTCTACATGCTGGCCGCCGACACGCACGACGTAGCGCGCATGCTCATCGGCAACTTCGTGCACGGCTGCCCGACGGCCAAAGAAAAGGGCGTCGTGCTGGTCAGCCCGCTCTGGCCCACCGAGGAGGAGTCCTTCATCGTGCGTGCCCTCGGCTGGAGCGTTACCAAACACTCCGTCTGCCGCTTCACCGACCACGAGCTCAAGTTCGACTACAGCAGGATATTTTCCATGTAG